A stretch of Paenibacillus mucilaginosus 3016 DNA encodes these proteins:
- the tyrS gene encoding tyrosine--tRNA ligase yields MDILSDLEFRGLINQVTDREGLAKKLAEEPVVLYAGFDPTADSLHIGHLLPLLVLRRFQQAGHIPVALVGGGTGLIGDPSGKAAERTLNPKEVVEEWTQKLRNQLSQFLDFEAQKNPAQTANNYDWLSELNVIGFLRDVGKNFTVNYMLAKDSVDSRLEKGISFTEFSYMILQAYDFQQLNEKRGCTLQIGGSDQWGNITAGLELIGKTNGNQAFGLTVPLVTKSDGSKFGKTEGGAVWLNAEKTTPYQFYQFWINTDDNDVVKFLKYFTFLSPDEIGELERQVKEAPEKREAQRVLAKEMTTLVHGAEAAESAIRISTVLFSGDVGSLSGSEIEQAFSDVPSTELEAGAEIALLDLLVQVKAVPSKRQARQDVESGAVSINGVKTTELDKVVRSADGLEGRFLVIRRGKRNYYLVKFQ; encoded by the coding sequence ATGGATATTTTGAGCGATTTGGAATTCCGCGGATTGATCAACCAGGTGACGGACCGGGAGGGACTGGCCAAAAAGCTGGCGGAGGAGCCGGTGGTGCTCTACGCGGGCTTCGACCCGACGGCGGATTCCCTGCATATCGGACATCTGCTTCCGCTGCTGGTGCTTCGCCGCTTCCAGCAGGCCGGCCATATTCCGGTAGCGCTGGTAGGCGGGGGCACGGGCCTCATCGGCGACCCTAGCGGCAAGGCGGCCGAGCGTACGCTGAACCCGAAGGAAGTCGTTGAGGAGTGGACGCAGAAGCTGAGAAACCAGCTTTCGCAGTTCCTGGACTTCGAAGCGCAGAAGAACCCGGCACAGACGGCGAACAACTACGACTGGCTGTCGGAGCTGAATGTCATCGGCTTCCTCCGTGACGTAGGCAAGAACTTCACCGTGAACTACATGCTCGCCAAGGACTCCGTGGATTCGCGTCTCGAGAAGGGGATCTCCTTCACCGAGTTCAGCTACATGATCCTGCAGGCGTACGACTTCCAGCAGCTCAATGAGAAGCGGGGCTGCACCCTGCAGATCGGCGGCTCCGACCAATGGGGCAACATCACGGCGGGGCTGGAGCTCATCGGGAAGACGAACGGCAATCAGGCCTTCGGCTTGACGGTGCCTCTGGTAACGAAGAGCGACGGCTCGAAGTTCGGCAAAACGGAAGGCGGCGCCGTGTGGCTGAATGCGGAGAAGACGACGCCTTACCAGTTCTACCAGTTCTGGATCAACACGGACGACAATGATGTCGTGAAGTTCCTGAAGTACTTCACGTTCCTGTCTCCGGATGAGATCGGCGAGCTGGAGCGTCAGGTGAAGGAAGCGCCGGAGAAGCGGGAAGCACAGCGGGTGCTTGCCAAAGAGATGACGACGCTCGTTCACGGCGCCGAGGCGGCCGAGAGCGCCATCCGCATCTCCACCGTCCTCTTCAGCGGGGATGTGGGCTCCCTTTCCGGCAGCGAGATCGAACAGGCGTTCAGCGATGTGCCTTCCACCGAGCTCGAAGCCGGCGCGGAGATCGCGCTGCTGGACCTGCTCGTGCAGGTGAAGGCGGTCCCTTCGAAGCGGCAGGCACGCCAGGATGTGGAGAGCGGCGCCGTCTCGATCAACGGCGTCAAGACGACGGAGCTCGATAAGGTTGTCCGTTCCGCCGACGGCCTCGAAGGCCGCTTCCTCGTCATCCGCCGGGGCAAGCGCAACTACTACCTGGTGAAGTTCCAATAA
- the rpsD gene encoding 30S ribosomal protein S4, with product MSRYTGPKFKLSRRLGISLSGTGKELKRPFPPGQHGPGQRKKMSGYGVQLQEKQKLRHMYGLNEKQFRNLFDKAAKMQGISGENFMFLLESRLDNLVYRLGLSNSRAGARQLVSHGHVTVNGKKVDIASYLVSTGDVIGLREKSRNLSAVKEALANRNYLPAYLEFNEAAVEGKYVRLPERSELAQEIDEKQIVEFYSR from the coding sequence ATGTCACGTTACACAGGTCCTAAATTCAAACTCTCCCGCCGCCTCGGTATTTCCCTGAGCGGTACCGGCAAAGAACTCAAGCGTCCGTTCCCTCCAGGTCAGCACGGCCCAGGGCAGCGCAAGAAAATGTCCGGCTACGGCGTACAGCTGCAGGAGAAGCAAAAGCTTCGTCACATGTACGGTCTGAACGAGAAGCAGTTCCGCAACCTGTTCGACAAGGCTGCGAAAATGCAAGGGATCTCCGGTGAGAACTTCATGTTCCTGCTCGAGAGCCGTCTTGACAACCTCGTATACCGTCTGGGTCTCTCCAACTCCCGTGCAGGCGCACGTCAGCTGGTTTCCCACGGTCACGTAACGGTGAACGGCAAGAAAGTCGACATCGCGTCCTACCTGGTTTCCACTGGCGACGTAATCGGTCTTCGCGAGAAGAGCCGCAACCTGTCCGCAGTGAAGGAAGCTCTCGCGAACCGCAACTACCTGCCGGCTTACCTCGAGTTCAACGAAGCTGCAGTTGAAGGCAAGTACGTTCGTCTTCCTGAGCGTTCCGAGCTCGCACAAGAGATCGACGAAAAGCAAATCGTCGAGTTCTACAGCCGTTAA